The proteins below come from a single Cervus elaphus chromosome 4, mCerEla1.1, whole genome shotgun sequence genomic window:
- the EXOSC6 gene encoding exosome complex component MTR3 codes for MPGDHRRIRGPEESQPPQLYATGEGEAPAPRDPARLRPVYARAGLLSQAKGSAYLEAGGTKVLCAVSGPRPAEGGERGGGPAGAGGEAPAALRGRLLCDFRRAPFSGRRRRAPPGGGEERELALALQEALEPAVRLGRYPRAQLEVSALLLEDGGSALAAALTAAALALADAGVEMYDLVVGCGLSRAPAPAPTWLLDPTLLEEERAAAGLTVALMPVLNQVAGLLGSGEGGPTESWAEAVRLGLEGCQRLYPVLQQCLVRAARRRGAAAPL; via the coding sequence ATGCCCGGGGACCACCGCCGCATCCGCGGGCCCGAGGAGTCGCAGCCGCCGCAGCTGTACGCGACCGGCGAGGGCGAGGCGCCGGCCCCTCGCGACCCGGCGCGGCTGCGGCCGGTGTACGCGCGCGCCGGGCTGCTGAGCCAGGCCAAGGGTTCGGCCTACTTGGAGGCGGGCGGCACCAAGGTGCTGTGCGCCGTGTCGGGCCCGCGCCCCGCCGAGGGCGGCGAGCGCGGCGGCGGCCCGGCCGGGGCGGGCGGCGAAGCCCCCGCGGCGCTGCGCGGCCGCCTGCTCTGCGACTTCCGCCGCGCGCCCTTCTCGGGCCGCCGGCGCCGCGCCCCGCCTGGCGGCGGCGAGGAACGCGAGCTGGCGCTGGCGCTGCAGGAGGCGCTCGAGCCGGCCGTGCGCCTCGGTCGCTACCCGCGCGCGCAGCTCGAGGTGTCGGCGCTGCTGCTGGAGGACGGCGGCTCGGCGCTGGCCGCCGCGCTCACGGCCGCCGCGCTCGCCCTGGCCGACGCGGGCGTCGAGATGTACGACCTGGTGGTGGGCTGCGGCCTGAGCCGCGCGCCGGCGCCCGCGCCCACCTGGCTGCTGGACCCCACGCTGCTGGAGGAGGAGCGCGCCGCCGCCGGCCTCACCGTGGCGCTCATGCCGGTGCTCAACCAGGTGGCCGGGCTGCTGGGCAGCGGGGAGGGCGGCCCGACCGAGAGCTGGGCGGAGGCCGTGCGCCTGGGGCTCGAGGGCTGCCAGCGCCTCTACCCCGTTCTCCAGCAGTGCTTGGTGCGGGCCGCCCGCCGGAGGGGTGCAGCCGCGCCCCTCTGA